A section of the Halopiger aswanensis genome encodes:
- a CDS encoding GNAT family N-acetyltransferase: protein MTGAVRRATTDDAWAIHETARASWHAAYDDILGPGTVDEVVDEWYALGDLESSITDVIGRDDAEFLVVEPDDSDGGPEECRGFAHAVPWPEDDSVAYVARFYVRPDAWGEGVGTTLLERLEALLADSFDRVRLAVLADNDIGISFAESSGYERVAVRETGLGDELEEFVYEKAI, encoded by the coding sequence GTGACTGGAGCGGTCCGACGGGCGACCACCGACGACGCGTGGGCCATCCACGAAACGGCGCGGGCGAGTTGGCACGCCGCCTACGACGACATCCTCGGCCCCGGAACGGTCGACGAGGTCGTCGACGAGTGGTACGCGCTCGGCGACCTCGAGTCCTCGATTACCGACGTTATCGGGCGCGACGACGCCGAGTTCCTCGTCGTCGAGCCGGACGACTCCGACGGCGGCCCCGAGGAGTGTCGCGGCTTCGCTCACGCCGTCCCCTGGCCCGAAGACGACTCGGTCGCGTACGTCGCCCGGTTCTACGTCCGTCCCGACGCCTGGGGCGAGGGCGTCGGCACGACGCTGCTCGAGCGCCTCGAGGCGCTGCTGGCGGACTCGTTCGACCGCGTGCGGCTGGCGGTCCTCGCGGACAACGATATCGGGATTTCCTTCGCCGAATCGTCGGGGTACGAACGGGTCGCAGTGCGAGAGACGGGGTTGGGCGACGAACTCGAGGAGTTCGTTTACGAGAAGGCTATCTGA
- a CDS encoding GNAT family N-acetyltransferase, translated as MDWTIRQATTDAAPVVREIARESWHAAYDDILGAETVADVTDDWYAIAELEESIRNSRETDDETFLLAVPADTNDDSDTDTAPDATAGSDAGVGAEIEGFAHAGLHPDDPAAAYLVRLYVRPDTWGEGAGTALLERIEAAFEPTCDRLRLTVLADNEIGVSFYESAGFERVQTRRSDLADGVDECIYEKRL; from the coding sequence ATGGACTGGACCATCCGTCAGGCGACGACGGACGCGGCACCGGTCGTCCGCGAAATCGCCCGCGAGAGTTGGCACGCTGCCTACGACGATATCCTCGGCGCCGAGACGGTCGCCGACGTTACCGACGACTGGTACGCGATCGCGGAACTCGAGGAGTCGATCCGGAATTCGCGGGAGACGGACGACGAAACGTTCTTGCTCGCAGTCCCTGCCGACACGAATGACGATTCCGACACTGACACTGCTCCTGACGCTACCGCCGGTTCCGACGCCGGCGTCGGTGCCGAAATCGAGGGGTTCGCCCACGCGGGGCTCCACCCCGACGACCCCGCCGCCGCCTACCTCGTTCGGCTGTACGTCCGACCGGACACGTGGGGCGAAGGCGCCGGAACGGCGCTGCTCGAGCGGATCGAAGCGGCGTTCGAGCCGACGTGCGATCGACTTCGACTGACGGTTCTGGCGGACAACGAGATCGGCGTCTCGTTCTACGAGTCGGCGGGATTCGAGCGAGTGCAGACGCGACGGTCCGATCTGGCGGACGGGGTCGACGAGTGCATCTACGAAAAACGGTTGTGA